From the genome of Halictus rubicundus isolate RS-2024b chromosome 2, iyHalRubi1_principal, whole genome shotgun sequence, one region includes:
- the LOC143362353 gene encoding radial spoke head 1 homolog — protein MSEYPGEKGEEETNPLGLYDGQRNEKGDRHEHGKALLPNGDMYVGQYCKGLRHGRGLYVFKIGARYDGDWRHGIKYGQGTFWYPDGTRYEGEWKRDVKCGFGVYYYVNGDIYEGSWRKNYRHGMGSYLYADTNTKFMGTWIVDRMQGAGQLIHPRHRFHGFWELNLPYGRGCFTFENACMQHGHYIHIKDPEYDEAQEEITEDKREDENTDPTIVKPIPLKTGIIAVWRARCITPYNPDLLPPEPVPLQEEVSLDSLPDKCSEELMEREQYLKYPGEYRGEDEEDYYEGENYYRSIDSTEAFPLTQEVPTFNCQTFSMPEFEEIKNEREKVEESYLILIWHMGYNIVTRDIT, from the exons TTGTACGATGGTCAAAGGAACGAGAAAGGTGATAGACATGAACATGGGAAAGCTTTGCTCCCGAATGGCGACATGTACGTGGGCCAATACTGCAAAGGCTTGCGGCACGGCCGAGGACTTTATGTTTTCAAAATTGGAGCCAGGTACGACGGTGATTGGAGACACGGTATAAAGTATGGCCAAGGGACCTTCTGGTATCCTGACGGAACACGATACGAGG GTGAGTGGAAGCGAGATGTGAAATGCGGTTTCGGCGTGTATTATTACGTAAACGGCGACATTTACGAAGGTTCCTGGAGGAAGAACTATCGGCACGGTATGGGATCGTATCTTTACGCGGACACGAACACGAAATTTATGGGTACATGGATCGTGGATCGTATGCAAGGGGCTGGTCAATTAATACACCCCCGTCATAGGTTCCACGGATTCTGGGAGTTAAATTTG CCTTATGGTCGCGGATGCTTCACATTTGAGAACGCGTGTATGCAACATGGCCACTACATTCATATCAAAGATCCTGAATACGATGAAGCACAAGAGGAAATTACCGAG GATAAGAGAGAAGACGAAAACACCGATCCAACGATAGTGAAACCGATTCCTTTGAAGACAGGGATTATTGCTGTATGGCGAGCACGCTGCATTACGCCTTATAATCCTGATTTACTTCCACCAGAACCGGTACCTCTACAAGAAGAG GTTTCCTTGGATTCGCTGCCTGATAAATGTTCGGAAGAGTTGATGGAACGAGAACAATACTTAAAATATCCTGGGGAATATCGCGGGGAAGATGAGGAAGACTATTACGAAGGAGAAAATTACTATAGGTCGATT GATTCGACAGAAGCTTTTCCACTTACACAAGAAGTCCCAACATTTAATTGCCAAACATTCTCAATGCCTGAAtttgaagaaataaaaaacGAAAGGGAAAAAGTTGAAGAAAGCTATTTGATACTTATATGGCACATGGGATACAACATAGTGACTAGGGACATCACTTAA